One segment of Candidatus Paceibacterota bacterium DNA contains the following:
- a CDS encoding DUF4446 family protein, with product MEKFTTLNNETFFILALALSFVVVFSLFLWIWRLERKIKKILGGGVSANIESVILENHKRIKRVEEQQKVTIERLSLIENKLRKSVRAIETIRFNPFKGVGVGGNQSFSSAFLNEDGDGLVLSGLYLRDRVSIYAKPLKNLQAEFELSEEEKLAIKKALDSTKN from the coding sequence ATGGAAAAATTTACAACACTCAACAACGAAACATTCTTTATTTTGGCACTAGCATTATCATTCGTCGTCGTGTTTTCGCTTTTTTTATGGATTTGGCGGTTAGAAAGAAAAATTAAAAAAATTTTGGGCGGAGGAGTGAGCGCAAATATTGAATCTGTAATTCTAGAAAACCACAAAAGAATAAAAAGGGTGGAAGAGCAACAAAAAGTAACTATCGAGAGATTAAGTCTGATAGAAAACAAATTAAGAAAAAGTGTCAGGGCAATAGAAACCATCAGATTTAATCCTTTCAAGGGGGTTGGTGTTGGTGGTAATCAGAGCTTCTCTTCGGCTTTCTTGAACGAAGATGGGGACGGATTAGTCTTGTCAGGACTATACTTGAGAGATCGGGTCTCAATTTACGCCAAACCACTAAAAAACCTACAAGCAGAATTTGAACTTTCCGAAGAAGAAAAATTGGCTATTAAAAAAGCTCTGGACTCTACTAAAAACTAA
- the infB gene encoding translation initiation factor IF-2, giving the protein MPEKKQKKQGTKQRSPIVVVMGHIDHGKSTLLDYIRKTKITENEKGGITQHMGAYEVETAPNKKITFLDTPGHEAFQAIRSRGAKVADIAVLVVAADDGVKPQTLEALKCIREEEMPFVVAINKIDKPDANIEKTKNDLAENEIFLEGFGGDVPFAAISAKTGENINELLDLLWLMAEMEELKGDPEILAEGVVLESHLDPKKGVAATLVIKDGTLKKGLFVATSEALAPVRIMESFLGENISEASFSNPIRLVGWNVMPKVGEIFKAFKTKKEAEVFIISSKLIGKNPDRSENGAREQNRKTIVPVIIKADTAGGVEGVEHELKKLGNEHLEFKILSSGIGIITEKDVQKATAGQQKGTIIGFNVKIDNSAKNLAERDEIMIKNFEIIYKITEWLKTDLSQYLPKIEVEEITGKAKILKLFGEQKGRQIVGGKVLEGEIPADGLFRIIRRENILGDGRIKELQQKKEKSGKVEAGNEFGALLEAKQEVAAGDTLEIYKKVFQTIKI; this is encoded by the coding sequence ATGCCCGAAAAAAAACAGAAAAAACAAGGAACGAAACAGCGCTCGCCTATTGTTGTGGTTATGGGGCATATTGATCATGGCAAATCAACACTTCTTGATTACATCAGGAAAACCAAAATTACAGAAAACGAAAAAGGTGGAATAACACAACATATGGGTGCTTACGAAGTTGAAACTGCACCAAACAAAAAAATTACTTTTCTAGACACCCCGGGGCATGAGGCCTTTCAAGCCATAAGATCGCGAGGGGCCAAAGTCGCTGACATCGCTGTATTGGTTGTGGCGGCAGACGACGGCGTCAAACCCCAAACCCTTGAAGCACTGAAGTGTATTCGCGAAGAAGAAATGCCCTTTGTCGTCGCCATCAACAAAATCGATAAACCAGACGCAAATATAGAAAAAACAAAAAATGATCTAGCCGAAAACGAAATTTTTTTGGAAGGATTCGGCGGAGATGTGCCTTTCGCCGCCATCTCTGCAAAAACCGGAGAAAATATAAACGAGCTTTTAGATTTACTCTGGCTTATGGCTGAAATGGAAGAATTGAAGGGTGATCCAGAAATCTTGGCCGAGGGCGTTGTTCTTGAAAGCCATTTAGATCCCAAAAAGGGTGTGGCGGCGACGCTCGTCATCAAAGACGGAACTTTAAAAAAAGGATTGTTTGTTGCGACTAGCGAAGCGTTAGCCCCGGTCCGAATTATGGAAAGCTTTCTTGGAGAAAATATTTCGGAAGCCAGTTTCTCAAATCCAATTAGATTAGTTGGCTGGAATGTAATGCCAAAAGTCGGAGAAATTTTTAAAGCTTTTAAAACCAAAAAGGAAGCCGAAGTGTTTATTATCTCATCAAAATTGATTGGAAAAAACCCCGACCGAAGTGAGAATGGTGCAAGAGAGCAAAACAGAAAAACAATAGTTCCGGTAATAATAAAAGCTGATACCGCCGGAGGTGTCGAAGGGGTTGAACATGAATTGAAAAAACTTGGAAACGAACATCTGGAGTTTAAAATTTTAAGCTCCGGAATCGGAATAATAACCGAAAAAGACGTGCAGAAAGCCACCGCCGGGCAACAAAAAGGCACAATAATCGGCTTTAACGTAAAAATAGACAATTCGGCAAAAAATTTGGCGGAGAGGGACGAAATAATGATAAAAAATTTTGAAATAATTTATAAAATCACTGAATGGTTGAAAACTGATCTCTCGCAATATTTGCCGAAAATTGAGGTAGAGGAGATCACGGGTAAAGCCAAGATTCTTAAACTCTTTGGCGAACAAAAGGGACGCCAAATAGTCGGGGGAAAAGTTCTGGAAGGAGAGATTCCGGCTGACGGACTATTTAGAATTATCCGCCGAGAAAATATTTTAGGAGACGGTCGGATAAAAGAATTACAACAGAAAAAAGAAAAATCTGGAAAAGTGGAGGCCGGCAACGAATTCGGAGCCCTTTTGGAAGCAAAACAGGAGGTAGCCGCCGGTGACACTTTAGAAATTTATAAGAAGGTCTTCCAGACAATAAAAATCTGA